A region from the Branchiostoma lanceolatum isolate klBraLanc5 chromosome 2, klBraLanc5.hap2, whole genome shotgun sequence genome encodes:
- the LOC136428992 gene encoding zinc finger protein 678-like, translated as MARNGSDDVESSLEGKFAGRLKTTKRFQCGECSKQFSKLSALKTHTRIHTGEKPYRCEECSRLFSQLGGLKIHMQTHTGEKPYRCEECSKQFSQMGALKTHMRTHTGEKPYRCEECNKQFSQLGYMKIHMRTHTGEKPYRCKQCSRRFTTQGHLKTHIRTHTGEKLFKCEECSKQFCQQGYLKTHMRTHTGEKCYRCEECGRQFNTQSNLKSHMRSHTGEKPYRCEECSRQFSELSSLKKHMLTHTGEKPYSCEECSRQFSQVGHLKKHLRTHTGEKPYQCDECSKQFSHMSVLKNHMRSHTGEKPYRCEECGRQFSRLHALKIHMRIHTGEKPYRCEECSRQFHTKGNLKSHMRTHTGQKSVAST; from the coding sequence ATGGCAAGAAATGGCTCAGATGACGTCGAAAGTAGTTTGGAAGGGAAGTTTGCTGGCAGACTTAAAACAACGAAACGCTTTCAGTGTggggagtgcagcaagcagttcagtaagCTGAGTGCTCTGAAGACTCACACACgaattcacactggtgagaagccctacaggtgtgaggaatgtaGCAGActgttcagtcagctgggtggTCTGAAGatacacatgcagactcacacaggtgagaaaccctacaggtgtgaggagtgcagcaagcagttcagtcagatGGGTGCTCTAAAgacacacatgcggactcacacaggggagaaaccctacaggtgtgaggagtgcaacaagcagttcagtcagctgggttaTATGAAGattcacatgcgaactcacactggggaaaaaccctacagatgtAAACAATGCAGCAGGCGGTTCACCACCCAGGGTCATCTAAAGACCCACAttcggactcacacaggtgagaaacttttcaagtgtgaggagtgtagcaagcAGTTCTGTCAGCAGGGTTAtttgaagactcacatgcggactcacactggggaaaaATGCtataggtgtgaggagtgtggcaggCAGTTCAACACCCAGAGTAATCTGAAGTCACACATGCGGTCTCAcacgggggagaaaccctacaggtgtgaggagtgcagcaggcagttcagtgagctgagTAGCTTGAAAAAACACATGCTgactcacactggagaaaaaccctacagttgtgaggagtgcagcaggcagttcagtcaggtGGGTCATCTGAAAAAACActtgcggactcacactggggagaaaccctaccagTGTGACGAAtgtagcaagcagttcagtcacaTGTCTGTTTTGAAAAATCACATGCGgtctcacactggggagaaaccctacaggtgtgaggagtgcggcaggcagttcagtcgacTGCATGCTCTGAAGATTCACATGCGgattcacacaggtgagaaaccctacaggtgtgaagaatgcagcaggcagttccaCACCAAGGGTAATCTGAAGTCacatatgcggactcacacagggcaAAAGAGTGTGGCAAGCACCTGA